GCTGTATTCCGGATTCTGACCTCCACATCTCCCTTTCCAGTGCTGGCACCGCTACGAACCACGTGACAGAGGACGGCAGCTTGCAGGTCTCACCCTGTTTCCCTTGTGcacagtctttctctttctcatatacACATGCACGTGCNNNNNNNNNNNNNNNNNNNNNNNNNNNNNNNNNNNNNNNNNNNNNNNNNNNNNNNNNNNNNNNNNNNNNNNNNNNNNNNNNNNNNNNNNNNNNNNNNNNNGGGTGGGCCGTGCAGGTTGGTTTTGGGGGGGTCTGAGAGATCACTCAGGGTCTGAGGGGTCGGGCTGATGGTGGTGTTTAGATCTCACCACGATCAGCAGTGCTTCTCTCTCCTTGGAGGAGAGCAGGGGGGCGGTGCCGGGGCCCTGGGGCCGGAGGTGCCTGGCGCCATCCCCCTTCCTCAGCTGCCCGCCCCTGTGGTCCAAGTGGTCAGGCTTCGGTGCCTGCCTGTTCTGTAGGGTTCACATTGCAGTCTGGGGACAGGTGAGTGCCTGAGACCGGCCGCCTGTCCGAAATCACCATGGAAGTGCTTGACAATTGCGGCAACAAGGTCTACCTGTCCTTCGGGAGCACCTGCCTTGGGGCCTGGAGTGGTGGTCCCCGGGCGGGGCGTGTCTCCCAGAGCAGCTCTGGAGGCCTCAGGGCCTCCCTGCGGGCGGGTTGTGTCCGGTGGTTTCTGGTGGTGCCGCTGGGTCCGTGGGAGACGGCGCTGTGGGATCCCGGGGACCTCTCAGGACTTTGTGAGTCTGTGAGTCTACACCCCTGGCTCTCTCCTTGTAGGGCTGCGGCCGGGAGAGGAAGCCACAGGCAGCACAGCCCACAGAGGCAGTGATGGGGAAGCAGGGTTGGCCAGCTGCCTTCCTGCTCCCTCATCCTTAGCCTAACACCTGCCCCTCCTTCTGCTAAGGATCCGTCTTTCCCTGCTCTGCAGAGTGTTGGGGAGCACTCCCTGACCTTTCCCTGTGGGGCAGGAATGCCTGTAAATCTACGTGGATGTCTCAGGGGACCGGGTCCAACCTCCATTGGCTTTCTGGCCCTAGACACAGGCAGGGGGCGAGGAGTGTCCGGGGAGAAAGCTCTCGTGGATGTTGATGACCTTTCTGTGGTCTGGGGTTTAGTGGTTTCCTTGGGTGGATCTCAGTGTCTGAGAAGGCTGACAGGGCCTGAGCCCCAGGCATGTGATCACAGCTGGAGGGCTGGGTCCTCGCGCCACGCAGGGAGGGGGGCCTGGAGGGCTCAGAAGCCAGAGAGGTCAGAGCTCCGCTCTGGGGCTTCGCCTCAGCAGCCCCCGGGGTCTGGCCACTCTCTGGGGGTCACCTCACTCCTTTCCGGACTTCTCCCAGAAGCGCCTCTCTCACCCATCCCGCCCCCATTCCAGAATCTCCGCATTGACCCCAGGTTACCTCCCGAGTTCTTTGGGGTGCTCGCTTCTTTCCAGAACAGCTTGTCCCAGCACGTCTGGGCGACCAAGAAGGGCCAGACGGCCATGGAGGCAGCCCTCACCTCCCTGCTGGACCAGGCGAGTGGACACCTCCACCCCCGCACCCTCCCAGGCTGGATGTGAGTCCTGGGGAGTCAGGGGCCCCCGAGTCAGCGTGTGCGCTGTTCTCATGGGCCTTGTGGGGGTCGCCTCCCCTCTGGGCTCTCGAGGGCTGTCTGGTGGTAGGGCCTTGGGCTTTCCCTACCCCCGTCCCCACCCTGGGtggccctcttcctctgcccttcgtGAGCTACTGGGACGGTGAGCCCCCGCTCCTGAGCCTGGGGCAGAGCCCTGTTTGGGACACCATGGCTGGGCCGTGTGCGGGTCCCTCTGGCTGGGGTGGCTGCTCAGGTCCTTCagagtcttttcattttcctcctttatttaaaaGGCCAGTCAGTTTTAGGTGGGAGCAGTTTCTACTGATGGGGAGATTGGCATGGTTGTTCTCTTCTTCCCCTGCACCAAACCATTCCCGGCCCTGTAGGAG
This region of Suricata suricatta isolate VVHF042 unplaced genomic scaffold, meerkat_22Aug2017_6uvM2_HiC HiC_scaffold_141, whole genome shotgun sequence genomic DNA includes:
- the LOC115284654 gene encoding uncharacterized protein LOC115284654, translating into MPVNLRGCLRGPGPTSIGFLALDTGRGRGVSGEKALVDVDDLSVVWGLVVSLGGSQCLRRLTGPEPQACDHSWRAGSSRHAGRGAWRAQKPERSELRSGASPQQPPGSGHSLGVTSLLSGLLPEAPLSPIPPPFQNLRIDPRLPPEFFGVLASFQNSLSQHVWATKKGQTAMEAALTSLLDQDGGVHMLRVPVWNLEEVEFHIPITLNLSILTFLWQRKTGPISTQFR